A genomic region of Hydrogenovibrio crunogenus contains the following coding sequences:
- a CDS encoding PilZ domain-containing protein: MASKNSRSFFRIDVMLPCSYSILSSEEAKKQPLPPQADSSYIEKHFMNNLAELDEQISTIVSQIGQKSSLLATALTALNSKLDFLLQTVDKKQLVHAIPQQMVNISAGGVAIKVNEPVTETDKVDLLIQPLEEEPPILVRCNIVKIIPDKDVATASTVALEYEDLSEDDRRKLVYFIQSKEIEMANKQKQQ, translated from the coding sequence ATGGCCTCTAAAAATAGTCGTTCTTTCTTTAGAATTGATGTCATGCTCCCATGCAGCTACAGCATTCTTTCATCGGAAGAAGCCAAAAAGCAACCGCTTCCTCCTCAAGCTGACTCGAGTTATATCGAAAAGCACTTTATGAATAATTTAGCTGAATTGGACGAGCAAATTAGCACCATCGTTTCGCAAATTGGACAAAAAAGTAGCTTATTAGCAACAGCTCTGACGGCCTTAAATAGTAAACTGGATTTCTTGTTACAAACGGTTGATAAAAAACAACTGGTACACGCAATTCCTCAGCAAATGGTGAACATCAGTGCAGGTGGCGTTGCCATTAAAGTAAATGAACCCGTCACAGAAACTGACAAAGTCGATCTTTTAATTCAACCTTTAGAAGAAGAGCCTCCGATACTGGTTCGATGTAACATTGTCAAAATCATCCCAGATAAGGATGTTGCTACAGCATCAACAGTGGCACTCGAGTATGAAGATCTCTCTGAAGATGACCGTCGAAAACTGGTTTACTTTATCCAAAGTAAAGAAATTGAAATGGCGAACAAACAAAAACAACAATAA